The uncultured Paludibaculum sp. sequence CGCCGGGCGGACCCGGTCGAGGCGGGTTCAGCGGCCCTCCCGCGACGATGAGGGAGACGTCGCTGCCACAAGCCCCGCGCCGAGTCACCCTACCCCCCGACAGCGTCAGCGTGTACGAGTTCGAGGTGAGATAGTGGGTGGGACACACACGACTGGCCCTACTGAAGCGCACGCTGGCAGGAGAATATGTCCCAACTTCGATCAATCGTTACCTACTCGTTGCTGGCCGCACTCGCCACCTCTTGCCGGGCTGACGCCCAAGACAACGCCCTGAAGCTCTGGTACCGGCAACCGGCGGGCACCTGGACACAGGCACTGCCGGTGGGTAACGGCCGGCTAGCCGCCATGGTGTTCGGCGGCGTGCAAAGGGACCGCATTCAACTGAATGAGGACACTGTCTGGTCGGGCGAGCGCCGCGACAGGAGCAACCCTGAGGCATCGAAGGCGTTCCCGGAGATCCGCCGCCTGCTTCACGAAGGGCATCCGGCGGAAGCGCAGGCACTGGCGGATCGGGCCATGATCAGCGTGCCTCGCGCGCTGCCGGTCTACCAGACCCTGGGCGACCTGTGGCTCGACTTCGACGGAGCGACGGAGCCGGCGACTTACCGCCGGGAACTGGATCTCGACACCGGTATCGCCTCGGTCCGCTACACGGTCGGCGGGGTCAACTATGTGCGCGAAGTGTTCGCGTCCGCGCCCGGCAGGAGCATTGTCGTCCGAATCACCGCGGACAAACCCGGCCAGGTCTCATTTCGTGCCACCATCAATCGACCCGCGGACGCAACGTCGGAATCGAAGCCAGGGCGGCTGGTTCTCAACGGCCAGGCATTGCCCAAGAAAGCTCCCGGCGAGCGGCAAGCAGGAGTTCGGTTCCGTGCCGAGGTCAACGCCGTGGCTTCCGGCGGCAGCGTGAAGAGCGCCGGCGATCATCTGGACGTTACCCGTGCCGATAGCGTGACTCTGACCATCGTGGCGGCCACCGAGATTCGGGAGAAGGATCTCTCCGCCGCGTGCGAGCGCGATCTGGCCGGCTCCGCCCGTTCGTACGCGATCTTGCGAGAGGAGCACATTGCGGATCATCAGCGCCTGTTCCGACGCATGCGTCTCGAGTTGCCGGTAGACACCGCGGCGCGTGCCTTACCCACCGACGAACGGCTTGAACGCGTTCAAAAAGGCGCGCCCGACGACGACCTGCTGGCGCTCTACTTTCAGTACGGAAGGTATCTCCTGATTGCGAGCAGCCGGCCCGGAAGCATGGCCGCCAACCTCCAGGGGAAGTGGAACGAAAGCCTGACACCGGCCTGGGGCAGCAAGTATACGATCAACATCAATACCGAAATGAACTACTGGCCGGCGGAGACCTGCAACCTGTCTGAGCTCCACGCGCCCCTGTTCGACTTGCTCGAGAAGGGCCGGGATGACGGCCGGCGTGTGGCGAAGTTCTACTACAGTGCCCGCGGATTCGTCCTGCACCACAATACCGACCTGTGGGGGGACGCGGTGCCGATTGACGGCGCCCGCTGGGGCATCTGGCCGATGGGGGCAGCCTGGCTGTCGCTCCATCTGGCGGACCATTACGACTTCACGCGGGACCGTCAATTCCTCTCCCAGCGGGCTTACCCGGTGATGAAGGAGGCCACCCAATTCTTCCTCGACTACCTTGCCCCGGACGGAAAAGGCCATCTAGTGACCGGCCCATCCACGTCGCCAGAGAATGAGTACCGCCTGCCCAGCGGCGAAAAGGCAGTGCTTTGCATGGGGCCGACCATGGACACCGAGATTCTGCGCGCACTGTTCGGACGGATGATTGAGGCGAGTGAGATTCTCGGGATCGATCCGGAGTTTCGGGCCAAAGTGACGGCGGCACGCAGCAAACTCCTGCCGCTCCGCATCGGCAAGTTCGGTCAGATTCAGGAATGGCCGGAAGACTACGAGGAGGTCGAGCCAGGGCACCGGCATATGTCGCAGTTGTTCGCCCTCTTCCCCGGTGATCAGATTACGCCGCAGAAGACGCCGGAACTCGCGCGTGCCGCCCGCGCCACCATTGAGCGGCGTCTGGCCAACGGGGGCGGCCACACGGGCTGGAGCCGTGCCTGGATCATCAATTTCTGGACCCGGCTGGGCGATGGCGAGAAGGCGTACGAGAATCTGGTAGCGCTTCTCCGCAAGTCCACATTGGCGAATCTGTTCGACAACCACCCGCCGTTTCAGATCGACGGCAACTTCGGAGCCACCGCCGCCATCGCCGAGATGCTGGTGCAGAGCCACTCCGGCGAGATCGACTTGCTCCCCGCCTTACCGCGGGCCTGGGGCGACGGAAAGGTGACCGGTCTGCGTGTTCGCGGCGGCATGGAGCTCGATCTTGCTTGGAACGGTGGGGTGCCTACGTCGGCGACGCTCCGGCCTGCCGTGGACGGTCTGCGCGAGGTACGTGTCGCCCAGGGGGTTCGCATCAGGACAATGGTGGATGGCAGCCGGCTAGTTCCGACCAAGCCCTCGGCTGATGGAAAGGTCCGGCTGAACTTGAAGGCGGGTCACGTTTATACCGTCCACTTCGAACGCCCGATGCACTCGGCCCCGAAGTGACACTGTCTGCCGCGAACACCTGGCTGGAGGACGGATGAATCAGCGGTTGCGCTGGGAGATACTGCACGAGACGAGACGCAACCCCAGACGAGAACAGCTCAACGAGCAACCGCTCGCTCACGTTGTGAAGAGTATTGCCAGGATGCAGCCGTCGGTCATCAAGGGAACCCGGTGAGGTTTCCGCCTCACTTCGTTCCATCGCAAACCGTCACGAAACCAGACCCGCCGCGGCTCCGCTCACTTCAAAGAGTGATCGAGCGGAGCCGCCGGTGTCCGATCCTTCCTCAGAAGTAGAACTTCGCGCCGAGCTGAATGACGCGCGTGGTCTGCCCCTGCAACCCGGAGCCGACCTTACCGAAGTTGACGGAGCGGATGCCGCGATCCACGGAGCCGGGCTGGATGTTGTAGTGGTTGAAGAGATTGTAGAACTCGGTGCGGAGTTCGGCGCGGCGTGTTTCCCCGATGCGGAACTGCTTATTCACAGAGAAATCGACGTTGACGAGGCCGGGCAGGCGGATGGCTCCGGTGCGGGCGGAATTGCCGTAACGGCCGAAGGCGGGCTCAGCAAAAGCCGCGGTGTTGAACCAGCGCTGGTAGCTGCGTTCGCCCGAATCCAGGTTCGCCTTCTGGCCGGCCACCATGTCGGGACGGGAGCCGACGCCGGTGCCGGTAGTGTCGACACCGAAAGCGACCTCCGCCGGAAAGCCGCTCTGGGCGACGACGATGGAGGACGCCTGCCAGCCGCCGAGCAGGGAACGCATGACAGAGGGGGCTCCGGTGAAGAAGGGGATGTCGTAGACCACCGACTGCACGAAGCGCTGAGTGACGTCGAAACCGCAGAGCGAGTGTTCGCCGCGCATGTCATAGATGTTCTGGAGAGTGCCGATGAAGGAGCCGCCGCCGATGTCGGCGCCGATGTCGCTGGGGCCGGAGAGGCACTTGGACCAGGTGTAGGAGGTGAGCAGGTTGAGGCCGCGGCTCATGCGGCGGTCGGCGCGCACCTGGAGGGAATGGTAGTTGGAGTTGCCGATGGACTTGTCGCCCTGGATGGAGCGCTGGAAGGCCTGATTGGGGCGGCGGGCGTTGATAGAGGCGAGGCCGGGCGTGCGGGGATCGACCAGGACGTCAGGTCGATTCATGGACGGCAGCGTTACGCTGAGGCGCGTGCTCTTGGACGCCACGTAGCCAGTGTCCAGGAGGAAGCCACCGATGATCTTCTTCTGGAGGGTGAGGTTCCACTGTTGGATGTAGGCATCGCGATAGTTGGGATCGTTGGACGGAACGGCATTCAACTGGGGCGTAGGCGAGAGAGCGCTGGCGAACGGATCGTTGAAGAAGACGGTTGGCTGGCCGGCAGGGGCTCCATCCACCTGGTAGCTGCCCTTGGCCTGGGAGGATTCGGTCATGCCGAAGGGGGCGTTGGGGTGGACGTGATTGTAGTAGATGCCATAGCCGGCGCGGACGACGAAGTCGTTGACAAAGGATGGCCGCCAGGCGAGGCCGACGCGCGGGGCGAAGTTGTTCTTGTCTCCGCTGACCATGCGCGGGTAGCTGGCCGTGGAGGGCGTTACGAGTTTGGTGACGTAGACACCGTTCTGCTCGATGTTGGCCATGCGGCCCTGGGAGTCGAACAACGGCTGGAGGTAGTCGTAGCGGAGCCCGAGGTTCACGGTGAGATTAGGCGTGACCTTCCAGTCGTCCTGGACGAAGTAGCTCTGCCAGAGCCCCTTCAGGTCGGTATTGGTGTGATCCGGGTTGATCTCGGCGTACTTTACGTAGCCGAGCATGAAGTCGGCCAGGGAGGACCCGGTGTAGCTGCCGTCGAAGCGGAAGGTGCCGCGGGCGTTGCGAGCCTGCTCGAAGGTGAAGCCGCGGCGGACGAAGTCGGCGCCGATCTTGATGAAGTGCTTGCCGCGCTGCATGGAGATGATGTCGTTGAAGTTATAGACGGCGTTGGCGCGGACGCGGGGGCCGATTTGGCGCTGGAGGTCGAAGACGCTGTAGCCGCCGTCCAGGCCGTTAGCGATGGAGATGCTGGGCGGGCCGAAGTCAATGGGAAGGCGGGAGACGAGCGGGAGCTTCATGGCACCGGCGATGTCGAAGGCCGGGTTGTTGGTGGTGCCGAAGATTTCGTCCTCGGTCATATCGTTCCAGCCGAAGCGGGCTTCGTTGACGATGGTGGGGCTGAACATGCGCGTCCAGGTGCCGGCGAGGTTCTGGGTCTGGGCGTCGTTGTCGCGGACGTCGTTGCCCCAGTAAGGCGTGCCCTTTTCCTTGGTGGAGTTGCGGACGTAGCGGAAGGCCAGGGCGTCTTTTGAGGTGAGGTTGTGGTCCAGGCGGTAGGTGTAATTGTCCTGGGTGGCTACGGCGCTCCGCGGAGTATTGATGAAGTTCTGTGTGCCGACCGCGGTATTGGCTTCGGGCGTGAACTTGAGGAACTCGACGGCCTGCGGGCTCAGCAGCGACTTGGGGATCTGGTTGTTGACGATGCCGACACCCATGGGATCTTTCAACGTCAGGGACTGGCCGGTGCGGGCGTCGCGAAGGGCGCTGAAATCGCCATTCCGCATCGCGGTGGGCGGAACGAGGCGGTAGGAGGCGGTGGCGCCGGAGGCGAGACGGCCGCTTTCCCAGTTGAAGAAGAAGAAGGTCTTGTTCTTGCCGTTGTAAACCTTGGGCAGCAGAACGGGGCCGCCGATGTTGGCTCCGTATTGATTGCGGTTCAATCGGGGATTGGCGACCGATGTCTTGGCGATGGCGTCGTAGGTCTGGGTGAGGGCATCGTTGCGGTTGAATTCCCAGAGGGTCCCTCGAAACTGATTGCCGCCCCGGCGGGTGAGGATGGAGACCTGACCGCCCGGGGAGCCGCCGTATTCCGCGGAGAAGGTGGAGGTCTCGACACGGAACTCGGAGAGCGAGTCGACGGACAGGGCGAAGGGGTAGGTGTAGGCATCATAGTCCATGAACTCGACGCCGTCCAGATAGAAGCGATTGTTGGTATCGCGTGCGCCGTTGGCGGACATCCCGGTGCCTCCGAATGCGGAGGAGGTTTCACCGATGGAGCCCCGGCCGCGGCGTACGGAGATGGAGCCGGGCGTGCCCGGATTCACACCGGGGATCAACTGGGCGAGCTGGATGAAGTTGCGCCCGTTGAGCGGCAGATCGACGATCTTCTCGGCGTTAATGACGGCGCCAACTGAGGTGGACTCGGTTTGAAGCGCCATGATGTTACCGGAGACATTGAGGGTCTGTGTGACGTCGCCGATCTCGAGGGCGAGATCGAGGCGGGCGGTCTGGCCGACCTGGAGAACAAAGGAGTCGATCTGGAAGGTGCGGAAGCCCTTGGCTGTCGCCGTGAGCGAGTAAGAGGCCGCTGGAAGGAAGGGTAGGGAGAAGGCGCCGCTGGCCTCGGTAGTGGTTTCGCGGGCGACGTTAGTTTGGAGATTGGTGACCTTAACCAGGACACCAGGCAGCCCCGCGCCACTCGGGTCAGTGGCAATACCGGTAACCGTACCGGTGATCTGTTGGGCGGAGAGGAGAGTGGCGAACAGTAACGCCAGCGAGACAAGTCTAGACGTCAGCATCTTGGTGAGCCCCTTGTTCAGTAATCTTGACTCCAGGTATCATGGCCAGCGGGTACGACCGGGGACAAGTGAATTCTCGCGAATTCTCCGCGAAGAGTTTCCGCAACTCATTCATAACCTTGAGGTGTTACTATTCCTCATATGCTGAGGGATGCACCACTCCGCGAGAAGTCCAAATTCGCCCTTCCGGCCGAAATGGACAGCCGCTGGGCGGTGGTGGAGCGGGTGTGTAACTCAGCCCCGCTACAGAGATCAGCCAAGTTACGAGACCTGCTGATCTATCTCTGCCATCGCTGCTGGGTGGACGGAGTGGGGGAGATCCGGGACCACGACATTGGCGTGGATGTGTTTCAGCGGACAGCGGATTACGACTCCGCGCAGGACACCCTGGTTCGTGTGCAGGCCTCTCAATTGCGCAAGCGGCTGGAACGTTACTTCAGCGACGAAGGCCGCGATGAGCCGATGGTGCTGGAGATCGCCAAGGGGACCTATGAACCGGTGCTGCGGGAGCGGGCGGCGGCAGTCCCGCCCGCGGCGGAAGCGCTACCCCAGATGGAAGCGGCGGGCCCCCGATGGACAGTCCGATTGCTGTCGATCGCGTGCCTGCTCCTGGGGTGCCTGAGCATTTGGCTGGCGGTGCGCCACACGGAACCGGCCATCGAAGGCGCCGTGCTGCGGCGATTCTGGACGGCATTCGCGCCTCCGGGGCAGGAGACGACGGTTGTCATCGCGGATGCCGCCTTCTCCGCCGTGCAGGACATCCTCCACCGACCTATCCTTTTGAGTGAGTACGTCAGCCGCGGCTATCGGACTGAATTGGACCGGCCCGACTATTCGGCCGAGAAAAAGGACGTGCTGCGTTATCTGATGGAGAGGCGGTACACGTCGCTGGCCGACATCATGCTGATGAAGCGACTCTGGGCGGCGCGGGTTCTCGACCCGGCGCGTACGTCCGTTCTCTACTCGCGCGACCTGAACCTGCGGAACTTCCAGAAGGGGAACCACATCCTGGTGGGTTCCCGGCGGGCCGTGCCCTGGGTCGACCTGTTTGACGAATCGCTGGACTTCCATTTCGTGTACGACGAGAAGACGCGCAGCGTCAGCGTGGAGAACCGCCGACCGGTGGCGGGCGAACCGGCTTCGTTCTCGCTGCCGGAGGCGGGCAAAGGGATTGGAGAGCGCTTCTCGGTAGTGGCCTTCCTGCCCAACCCCGGCAAGACCGGCAATATCCTGATCCTTTCGGGCCAGGAGATGTCGGGTACCGAGGCGGCAGCCGATCTGGTGACAACGGATCGGCTGTTCCAGGAGGTCCTGGCGAAGCTCCCGCAGAAAGGCAGTGAAGTGCCGTATTTTGAGGCGCTGCTGCGGGTGAAGCATGTGGAGTACACGATGCAGAGTTACGAGATTCTGGCCGTGCATTCGCACTAGCACTGTTCGTCGACGGCAAAGTACGGAACGCACGCCAGTGTGCGATTCGCAGGAAACGGAGTAATGGCGTGAAACTCAGTTCCTTGCAAGTTGTTGATTTGATGGAGCGGGAGACGAGACTCGAACTCGCAACCAACAGCTTGGAAGTGCATCGTTGAAATGAATCTAAACGACTTAGCCGCCTCCGTGTGGTTTTTCTGACTTAGCTAAGTCCAGCCGAATCAACACAGCTTGGATTGACCTCAAAAGATCGAGGCGCTATCGAGGTTTGGGACTCTGCTCTCTACCTTGATTAACCTCGATTTCCGCAGTACCTCTGAACCGAGGCTGTCTGGATGGCAAACCCTTCCAGAAAAGGAAAAGCGCCGGGAGCAAGCCGGCGCCTCAGAGGTCATTGTGAAAACTAACGACACCAGTGTAACCCGAAAGTCCCCCGGCCGGAAGAAGAAAACAGAGCTCGCGGTTCTGCCGCGAACGCGGGGCCGACTGGACTTGGCGTTGGACAGTCTGGGAACGCTCGAAGTAGCGCTGAATGGCCAAGTTGAGATGGCGCAGATTGCTCTTGGGATCCTGTCCAAAGTCCTGGACGAGTATAGACCCGACCGGTATATGGCCAGAAAGCGAAGAGGTGAGGAGTGACCGGTGCGGAACTCGTTTCCGCTGCCTCCATCAAAGCCGTCTGGTGCGCCCTGGGCGGAGCTCCGCTCCGTCACGGGCGCGGCCGGGCTTTCTGGCGGGATGGTGACGGCTACAACGTCTCCCTGAACAACGAGAAGGGCGCCTGGCACGACTTCGCAACCGGTGAAGGCGGCGGCATCCTTGACCTGATACAGCGCGTTCAGGGCGGAACCCGCAAAGCCGCGGCCGAGTGGCTCGCCGACACGCTGGGCACACAGTTGTCTGGTCAGATTCCAGCGGCCGGCCGTCGGCGCGCTCGATTCGATGCGTCGGCCATTGCCCTTGACATCGAGCATTGGCGAGTGGGCCTCCAGGCTGAGCTTGAAACGGCTAAGCGCGATGCGCTGGCAGCCGAGGACTGGGTGACGCTGGAAGCAGCGGCAAGCCAGTTACACGGGATCCAGAACGGCACGGCCGGCGAAGTGGTAGCGGAGTTCAGCACAATGCGAACAGCCAACCCGAAACGAGTGAAGCAACTCATCCAGGCAGGGCGCGACGATTGGGCTCATGCCGGCCGCGTCTGCGGGTTCATCGTGGCACTGCTCGCCGATGCACAGACGGAGGCTGAATATGTTGCAGCCTGACCCGCGCTTGGTTCGCGCCGTCATGGCCGGCAACACTGACGAACTGGTAGCCGATCTCTATGGCGACCGGACAGCAGACGCGGCCCGCGTGGCGAAGTCGAAAGCGACGTCAGCCAAACAGGCCGGCTGGTCATGGGAGGCGGCGCTACTCCGTACCAAGGGCGGCGAAATCCGCCCTGTTCTCGCCAACGCCATGATTGCGCTCAAGGCCGCCCAGGAGTGGACGGGCGTGCTCGCCTACGACGAGTTCAGCCTGAACGTCTGCGCGCTCAAGAAGACGCCTTGGGGCTACGCCGGGCCGTGGAACGACCAACAGGACCGGTTGTTCACCGACTGGGCTCAACGGCGCGGCATCTTCATTCCCGTCGAAGTCGGAGGACAAGCCGTCCAAGCGGCTGCCATGGACACGGCGTTTCACCCGGTTCGTGACTACCTGACCGGACTGGAGTGGGACGGTGTGCCACGCCTGGATTCCTGGCTCGTCCGCTATCTCGGGGCCGAAGACTCTCCATACATCCGCGCTGTGGGCGCCCGCTGGCTCATTGGCGCCGCGGCTCGCGTCATGCGGCCGGGTACCAAGCTGGACACGTGCCTCGTGCTGGAAGGCAAGCAGGGCGCCGGCAAGTCGACGGCGTTTCAAATTCTGGGCTCTCCCTGGTTCGCCGATGAACTGGCGGAGATGGGCACGAAGGACGCGGCCATTCAGACGCGCGGCGTGTGGATTATCGAACTCGCCGAACTGTCCGCCTTGACCCGAGGCGAACGCGAGAAGGTCAAGGCGTTCCTATCAAGGCAGGTGGACCGCTTCCGGCTGCCCTACGGCAAGCGGGCGAGCGAGCACCCGAGGCAATGCTGTTTCGGTGGCACGACGAACGCGGACGCCTACCTCCAGGACGAAACCGGGGCTAGGCGTTTCTGGCCTGTTCGTTGTGGCCGGATCGACCTGGACGCGCTCAGAACGGATCGCGACCAACTCTGGGCTGAAGCCGTAACCCGATTCCATGAAGGCGCGGCCTGGTGGCTGGAAGCGGACGAAGGCGAACTACAGGAGGCCGCGGCCGAAGAACAAGCTGCCCGATACATCCGCGACCCGTGGGAAGAAGTGGTGGATCGCTGGCTGGTGGGGCGTTCGGACGTCACGACGGGAGAAGTACTGGAGCGAGCGCTCAATACTTCCCCAGAACGCCAAACGAAGGGCGACCAGATGAGAGTGGCCGCCTGCCTCCGGACGCTGGGATGGAACCGGCGGAAGATCCGGACAGGCGCAAAGGTGGAGTGGAGGTATGAAAGGGCTTAATGTTCCCACCTGTTCCCACCTTTTGTTCCCACCTGTTCCCACCTTAAGTCTTTTCGATTGTGGCTTGTACCCACTGTTCCCACCTTATGACGCGTGAAAGTTGCATAGGACGAAAAAAATCCTATAGGAAAGTTTAGAAAGTGGTGGGAACGGTGGGAACGGTGGGAACAAATCAAACGCACCAGGAAGGATAACCGACGTCCTGTCTATGGCTTGCAGATGTTCCCACCTTTGACCCCAGGTGGGAACACATGGTGACAGGCACCCCCCACCCGCCAAACGATCTTTTGACCCACTCGCTCGCGGGTAGACCGATTGCATTGTTGCCCTAGATGCAGGGCTCCGAATCCGAGGGGACGTCCTACTCCAGATCGGCAATCTTTGATTCCGGCCTTGTCGGGTGGGCGCTTCCGCCCATCAACTGCCAGGCGGCGCCACCGGGAGCGAGCATTTTGTTGATTGTTGCTATGTGGTGTCGTCGCACCCATTGTTCGGGAAAGGGGTAAGCGGCGTCTGGGTAGTTTTGATCCCAATCCTCGTAGGCTTTGATCTGTGAGGCGTCATCAACAATGCGAATGGACTCGTCGCGGAGCAGGTCGTGGAGGTAGCGCGCCAAAGCGACTAGATCGGCGTCCGAAATCGGACTTTTGATTAAGATCGTTCTCCAGGTGCGGCCACCCTTGTTATACGCGCTCACAACGGTGTACTGAACACTGGGCCGTGCCGGCGCTGACACC is a genomic window containing:
- a CDS encoding glycoside hydrolase family 95 protein is translated as MSQLRSIVTYSLLAALATSCRADAQDNALKLWYRQPAGTWTQALPVGNGRLAAMVFGGVQRDRIQLNEDTVWSGERRDRSNPEASKAFPEIRRLLHEGHPAEAQALADRAMISVPRALPVYQTLGDLWLDFDGATEPATYRRELDLDTGIASVRYTVGGVNYVREVFASAPGRSIVVRITADKPGQVSFRATINRPADATSESKPGRLVLNGQALPKKAPGERQAGVRFRAEVNAVASGGSVKSAGDHLDVTRADSVTLTIVAATEIREKDLSAACERDLAGSARSYAILREEHIADHQRLFRRMRLELPVDTAARALPTDERLERVQKGAPDDDLLALYFQYGRYLLIASSRPGSMAANLQGKWNESLTPAWGSKYTININTEMNYWPAETCNLSELHAPLFDLLEKGRDDGRRVAKFYYSARGFVLHHNTDLWGDAVPIDGARWGIWPMGAAWLSLHLADHYDFTRDRQFLSQRAYPVMKEATQFFLDYLAPDGKGHLVTGPSTSPENEYRLPSGEKAVLCMGPTMDTEILRALFGRMIEASEILGIDPEFRAKVTAARSKLLPLRIGKFGQIQEWPEDYEEVEPGHRHMSQLFALFPGDQITPQKTPELARAARATIERRLANGGGHTGWSRAWIINFWTRLGDGEKAYENLVALLRKSTLANLFDNHPPFQIDGNFGATAAIAEMLVQSHSGEIDLLPALPRAWGDGKVTGLRVRGGMELDLAWNGGVPTSATLRPAVDGLREVRVAQGVRIRTMVDGSRLVPTKPSADGKVRLNLKAGHVYTVHFERPMHSAPK
- a CDS encoding TonB-dependent receptor; translation: MLTSRLVSLALLFATLLSAQQITGTVTGIATDPSGAGLPGVLVKVTNLQTNVARETTTEASGAFSLPFLPAASYSLTATAKGFRTFQIDSFVLQVGQTARLDLALEIGDVTQTLNVSGNIMALQTESTSVGAVINAEKIVDLPLNGRNFIQLAQLIPGVNPGTPGSISVRRGRGSIGETSSAFGGTGMSANGARDTNNRFYLDGVEFMDYDAYTYPFALSVDSLSEFRVETSTFSAEYGGSPGGQVSILTRRGGNQFRGTLWEFNRNDALTQTYDAIAKTSVANPRLNRNQYGANIGGPVLLPKVYNGKNKTFFFFNWESGRLASGATASYRLVPPTAMRNGDFSALRDARTGQSLTLKDPMGVGIVNNQIPKSLLSPQAVEFLKFTPEANTAVGTQNFINTPRSAVATQDNYTYRLDHNLTSKDALAFRYVRNSTKEKGTPYWGNDVRDNDAQTQNLAGTWTRMFSPTIVNEARFGWNDMTEDEIFGTTNNPAFDIAGAMKLPLVSRLPIDFGPPSISIANGLDGGYSVFDLQRQIGPRVRANAVYNFNDIISMQRGKHFIKIGADFVRRGFTFEQARNARGTFRFDGSYTGSSLADFMLGYVKYAEINPDHTNTDLKGLWQSYFVQDDWKVTPNLTVNLGLRYDYLQPLFDSQGRMANIEQNGVYVTKLVTPSTASYPRMVSGDKNNFAPRVGLAWRPSFVNDFVVRAGYGIYYNHVHPNAPFGMTESSQAKGSYQVDGAPAGQPTVFFNDPFASALSPTPQLNAVPSNDPNYRDAYIQQWNLTLQKKIIGGFLLDTGYVASKSTRLSVTLPSMNRPDVLVDPRTPGLASINARRPNQAFQRSIQGDKSIGNSNYHSLQVRADRRMSRGLNLLTSYTWSKCLSGPSDIGADIGGGSFIGTLQNIYDMRGEHSLCGFDVTQRFVQSVVYDIPFFTGAPSVMRSLLGGWQASSIVVAQSGFPAEVAFGVDTTGTGVGSRPDMVAGQKANLDSGERSYQRWFNTAAFAEPAFGRYGNSARTGAIRLPGLVNVDFSVNKQFRIGETRRAELRTEFYNLFNHYNIQPGSVDRGIRSVNFGKVGSGLQGQTTRVIQLGAKFYF
- a CDS encoding virulence-associated E family protein, with the translated sequence MLQPDPRLVRAVMAGNTDELVADLYGDRTADAARVAKSKATSAKQAGWSWEAALLRTKGGEIRPVLANAMIALKAAQEWTGVLAYDEFSLNVCALKKTPWGYAGPWNDQQDRLFTDWAQRRGIFIPVEVGGQAVQAAAMDTAFHPVRDYLTGLEWDGVPRLDSWLVRYLGAEDSPYIRAVGARWLIGAAARVMRPGTKLDTCLVLEGKQGAGKSTAFQILGSPWFADELAEMGTKDAAIQTRGVWIIELAELSALTRGEREKVKAFLSRQVDRFRLPYGKRASEHPRQCCFGGTTNADAYLQDETGARRFWPVRCGRIDLDALRTDRDQLWAEAVTRFHEGAAWWLEADEGELQEAAAEEQAARYIRDPWEEVVDRWLVGRSDVTTGEVLERALNTSPERQTKGDQMRVAACLRTLGWNRRKIRTGAKVEWRYERA